TCGCAAAGGCAAATAAGACAAGGGCCTCCCTGTTCAGCAGTAACTCGGAAGGCGGATGCAAAGTGTGCAGGGGCATCGGGGAAATTACACTGGACCTGGCCTTCATGGACCCCATCACCACCATTTGCGAAGAATGCGGCGGGAAAAGATATACGGCCGAAACATTGCGCTATCGTTACGAAGGAAAGAACATCTACGAAGCCCTCCATCAAACGGTCGACGAAGCCATACCGTTCTTCTCCGCGAGCGGCAATATTCACGGCATGCTGGAACGCCTGCGCAACGTAGGCCTGGGTTACCTCACGCTTGGGCAGCCCCTCAGCACTTTGTCGGGCGGCGAGCGCCAGCGCATCAAACTCGCCATGCGGCTGGATGCAACGGAAAACCAGTTGTTCATCATGGACGAGCCCACCACCGGATTGCATATGAGCGATGTGGACAGGCTCCTCGATATCTTCGCCCGCATCGTCGACAACGGCAACACCCTCGTTGTAGTCGAGCACAACCTCGACGTTATCGCCCAGGCGGATCATATCATCGACATGGGCCCGGGTGCAGGGCGAGAGGGCGGCACGGTGGTATTTACAGGAACGCCGGGCGATCTGGCAGACCACCCGGCGTCGCAAACCGGGAAATTCTTACGGAAATATCTCTCGCGGCGTTAACCGTTTACACTTTCTTCGGAACCACGTAGAAGTTCGGATCGATCCCGAATTTAGACGCGTTTTTCAGCGGCATCGTTTGCCACTCCGCCGTGGGCCGCAGCATAACGGGCTTGCCGGTTCCCGTGCTCACACGGATCGGCATGTCGAACCCTTTCACATCCGCTACCCATCTGTATTTCAGCTGTCCGCCGCTAATGCTGTACTCGAATACGGGCGGCTGTGTATGGCGCAGGTACTGATCGTATACCTTATCAAAATTAAACCCTGATTTTTTATTGATGAAATCCTCTACCTGCTGTGTGGTCACCGTCTGGTGCCAGAAGGTTTTGTTCAGCCCGCGCAGGATCTGGCGGAACTGTTCGTCGTTGTTGATAATCTGCCGGATGGTATGCACCATGTTCGCGCCTTTGTAATACATGTCGCCGGAACCTTCGGTATTGACGCCGTAGGGGCCGATGATGGGAACGTCGTTGGCGATATTTTTACGGATGCCCTGCAGATATGCATTCCCCGCTTCCTTGCCGTATCGGCACTCCGTAAAAAGCGTTTCGGAATAGTTGGTGAAGGATTCATGCACCCACATATCGGCGATGTCTTTAGTCGTGATATTGTTCCCGAACCATTCGTGGCCGGTTTCGTGGATGATGATGAAATCCCATTTTAATCCCCAGCCGGAACCGGAAAGGTCTTTTCCGCGGTAGCCCATTTTATACTGGTTGCCGTATGCCACGGCACTCTGGTGCTCCATGCCGAGGTGCGGCGTTTCCACAAGTTTGTAGGTATCGGTGTAGAAAGGGTAGGGGCCGAACCAGTGCTCGAAACATTGCATCATGGGCTTCACCACGCCGAAGTGTTTTTTGGCGGCGGCGAGGTGGTAATCCAGCACCCAGAAGTCGAGCGGCAGGTTGCCGGCTTCGCCTTTGTAAATATCGGAGAAATGCGCGTAGTGGCCGATGTTCAGCGCCACGTCGTAGTTGTTGATGGGATTGGAGACGAACCAGGTAAAGGTGCGCGTGGTATCCGCACCGTCTTTCACCGAACGCAGCCTGCCGTTGGAAACGTTGGTCAGGGCGCCGGGTACGGTTACCGCAATCTGCATGCTGTCGGGCTCTTCGGACTGATGGTCTTTATTCGGCCAGAACACGCTGGCACCCAGGCCCTGGCAGGCGCTGGCGATCCAGGGGCGGTGCAGGGAGTCGGTTTTCCAGACGATGCCGCCGTCCCAGGGCGCGTTCTTCGCTTCGCGGGGCTTGCCGCCGAAAGTGAGGACGATCTGTTTGATTTTTCCCCTGGGCTGATGGGCCGGCATATCGATGAAAAAGGCGTTGCCTTCGCGGGTAAATGTGAGTTCTTGCCCGTCCTGCACGGCTTTCCGCAGCTCCATGGGCTGCTGCAGGTCGATTTGCATCCGGTTGGGCGCGCCCGTAACCCGGTAATGAATCACGTTGGTGCCTTCGATGGATTTGGTGTCGGGGAAGATGCGCATCGAGAGGTCGTAGTACGTTACGTCCCACCAGGTGCGCTCCGGCCCCAGGGTGCCGCGCAGGGTATCCTGGCGGGTAAAGCGTTGATTGTGCTGGCTATAGGCGTTGCTTACGGTGAACAACGTCAGCAGAATGGGCAGCAGCCTCATCATACAGGTTAAGTTTAAACGGCAATATAATCCAGTTGGGGGAGACGGCAGGGGCTTTTTTTGACAGGCGGTTGCGCAGGCTTGCCTGGTCCCGGAATTCTGATTACCTTGATGGTCCTGTTTATGAAGTATTCCGTTTTCTTCCTGCTGATCCTGATATACGCCTGCGGCGAACGCCGCGGCGACGGGAAAATGGTGTTCCGCTACAACCAGGAAGGCGGCATCCCCACGCTGGACCCCGCCTTCGCCAAGAACCAGGCCATCATGTGGGCCGTGCGCCAGGTATTCAACACACTCGTCGAAACCGACAGCTCCCTCAACATTCGCCCCTCGCTCGCGAAAAGCTGGGAAGTTTCGGCCGACCGGAAGGAGTATGTTTTCCATCTCCGCACTGACGTCCATTTCCACGACCACGCTCTTTTCCCCGGCGGCAAAGGCAGGAAAATGACGGCGGAAGACGTTGCTTACAGTTTCCGCAGGCTCATCGACCCCGCCACGGCATCGTCGGGCGCCTGGGTCTTCAACGGCAAAGTAGATCCCGTGGCAGGTTTCACGGCGGTCGACGACAGCACCTTCCGACTCCGGTTACTACAGCCTTTCCAACCCGTGATGGGCATCCTCAGCATGCAATATTGCAGCGTGGTGCCGCGGGAGATCGTGGAGCACTTCGGCAAGGATTTCCGGAAGCACCCCATAGGCACGGGGCCCTTTCAGTTTTTCTATTGGGACGAAGGGCAGGGGCTGGTGCTGCATAAAAACCCCCGTTATCACGAAACCGATGAACACGGCACGCGACTGCCATACCTGGATGCGGTGCAGATCTCGTTTGTAGACAGCAAGGGAACCGAGTTTCTGCTGTTTCGGCAGGGACAACTCAGCTTCATCAACGAAATCGACGCCACGTTCAAAGACGAAGTGCTCACGCGGCAGGGTGAATTGAAAAAAGAGTGGGAGGGGAAGATCGTCATGATGAAAACGCCTTACCTCAGCACGGAATATTTCGGTATCGTGATGGATCCGGAGAAGCCCGGTGTGAAAAACAGTCCGCTGCACGACCTGCGCGTGCGGCGCGCGGTGAATTTCGGGATCGACCGGGTGAAGATGGTGACATACCTGCGGAACAATAAAGGGATCCCGGCCACGTCGGGTTTTGTGCCGGCGGGATTGCCGTCGTTCGATACGGCCGCGGTGCCGGGGTATCACTACGATCCGGCCAGGGCGCGGAAGTTGTTGGCGGAAGCGGGATATCCGGATGGGAAGGGGTTGCCGGGGATTACACTGGTGTCGATCCCTTTGTACGCGGACCTGGCCGATTACGCCGCGCGGCAGTTGCAGGAATTGGGGATTAAGGTACAGGTGGAAGTGATGCAACGGGGGCCGCTGATTGATCAGGTAGCGAAATCCGCCGTGCCTTTTTTCCGGGCCAGCTGGATCGCGGATTACCCGGATGCGGAAAGTTTCCTGGCGATGTTCTACAGTAAGAATCCCGCGCCGCCGAATTATACGCGGTATGATAATCCGGCGTTCGACCGGCTGTATGAGCGCGCATTGGAGGAAACGGACGATTCGGTACGGTATGGGTTGTACCAGGAGATGGACAGGATGGTGGTGGCGGATGCCCCGGTGGTGCCGTTGTTTTATGACATGGTGATGCGTTTCAAACAGCCTAACGTGTTGGGGCTCAGTAGCGATGGGTTGAATACCCTGGAGTTGAGAAGGGTACGGATCGTGGAAAATTGAGCAGTGAACATATCATATATTAATATATTCATTAAGAAGGGGTTAATTTTTTCGGGGGGCTTGATTATTAGGTTAGCCCGGATTAAAGGGTTACATTTGCGGTTCAACTTTCAACACTAAAATTGAGGCGATGACTGCGATATTGATCTTCTTCTTTTCACACTGGTTTTTATCACTTTTCTTCCATACATTTTTCCTTCACCGCTATGCATCTCACCAGATGTACGACACCAGCAAGGGCTGGGAGCGCGTGTTTTATTTCAGCACCTGGTTTTTCCAGGGTTCTTCTTACCTGATTCCCCGTGCGTATGGCGTGATGCACCGGATGCACCACGAATACAGCGATACGGAGCATGATCCGCACAGCCCGCACTTTTTCAAGGACGTTTGGCATATGATGATCCACACCCGTGAGATTTATGCAGCGTTTCTGTCCGGCAAAAAACTGCCTGACGCACAATTCACGAAAGATCCCCTGCCGGTTTGGGACAGCCTGGACAAGTTCGGTGACCACCGTGCTACCCGTCTGACCTGGATCGCTTTGTATATTGCATTTTATGTGATCTTCGCTGGTACTACCTGGTGGCTGTATCTGCTGTTGCCGATTCACTTCCTGATGGGCCCTATCCAGGGTGCGATCGTGAACTGGTGCGGTCACAAATACGGATACAGCAATTTCGACAACGGCGACCATTCCCGCAACTCGGAGCCCTGGGGTATCTTCCTGTTGGGTGAGCTGTTCCAGAACAACCACCACAAGCATAAGGACAGCGCCAACTTCGCCAAGAAATGGTTTGAGTTTGATCCTACTTACCCGGTGATGCGCGCAATGCACTTCCTGGGCATGATCAAGCTGCGCCAGACGGCTACTGCAAAGATCGCGGTACCGAAGAAGTCGCGCAAGGCGGCTTAATGGCGGGTTGAACAAAATATTCGAAGGCGGCGGAAGCAATTCCGCCGCCTTTTTTCATGCCCGGTTCCGCCGTCTAAAATTTTTTTCCTTCCTGTAAGGAATTTTCTAAAATTGCCGGTCCTTACATTAGAAAACGGTATTCCACGCCGTTCCGTTCAACCAAGACATTTTTTAACGTAGGTTTTTTACGAAGGTAAACAAGGGGGGACCCACAGCAGGGCTTATGCCGGACAGCAACAAGCACATACGGAGTTTGCAGGAAGAAATTGCACGTAACGACAGCGAACAGGCTTTTGCCGCACTGTTCAGATTGCTGTACGATCGGCTAATTCGATTTTGCATGCAGTACGTTTCTTCGCGGGAGGCCGCGGAAGAAGTGGTATCCGATGTATTCGTCAGGATATGGGAGCGGCGTGCGGGGTTGACGGAAGTAGGGAACCTGGAAGTGTACTTGTTTGTGTCGGTGCGGAACCAGGCTTATAATTACCAGGAGAAGTATTCATCGATGCGGATATCGCCGTTGGAGAACGGGGAGTGGGAGTTGACGGACGCGGGCGATCCCGGCCGGGATATGGAGTGGAAGGAAATGTCGGCGCGGCTCGACCGTGAGGTGAATCTCCTGCCGGATCAATGCCGGAAAGTGTTCCGCTTGATCAAGGAAGAAGGTTTCCGGTATAAAGAAGTGGCGCAAATCCTGAATATCTCGCCGCGGACAGTGGAAACGCAGCTTTTCCGCGCCATCCGCCGCCTGCAGGAGGCCGTGGGGCACTGGTTGCCGGACAGGCTCAGAAAGGGCGGAAAACTGCCGCCAACGGTGGGTTTATTGCTGCTGTTGCTGGATGGATGGACTTGGTAAGCCCCCGGCTGCGATTTGGCCGCGCGATGAACAGGAAACCCGCAACAAGCTGGTTTACCCGTATAAACTGGGGGTTTATGTATATCTGAAGGCCTTTTAATGGATGCCAACGTGATGGATAGTGTAGTGTAAGTTAATGGTATACAGTAGGTTAAGGTGGGTATTCTCCAGGGTAAACAAAGGGTAATACAGGCTGGGATATACTGTTGATATACTTTAAATATACAGTAACCCCTAAGTTACCCTATAGTATCCCACCAGGTAAGCAATCGGAAAAGTGCGGTATTGCTGGCAAAAAGCGTCCGTTCGGTGGTGATTGTGCAAGTTTATGGGTGAAGTGGATACAGGTGTAGCGTGCGGGAAAAGGGGAGGGCCGGCCGGTGTAACGCATTGCCGCGCCCGGAATGAAATGGATTGTCGATAGCATTGAAAATGTATATATGTATTTGACCTGCCGGAAGATAACGGCAATATCCGTAAGGAAATGACGGAATCATAAGCAGGTCCCTATCTCTGGTAATGATGATGAACGACGAAAGAATCACCCGGCTGCTGGCGGCCCGGCTGGCTGGCGAAGCTACCGAAGCGGAACTGCGCGAACTGGATTCGCTACTGGCGCAGGATGCATCGGTGCAGTCGCAGGCGCAGCTCCTCCAGCGCTATTTCAAAGATGCGCCGGTCCATAGCTCCGCCGGTACGGAGCAGGCCCTGGAGCGGACGCTCGCCCGCATCCGTGCCGGTGAATCCGCCCCGCTCAGCGAGTCTGGCCGTGGCAGGAGAGGAGCCTGGAAGTGGTGGTCCGCCGCCGCCGCAGCCATACTCCTGCTGCTGGGAGGCGCGTGGGCGCTGTGGAAACCAGCCGCGTTACACTCAGGCTACGCGGCGTTCAACCCTGAAAAGGATACAGTCCGCTGGCTGCACCGCCAAAACGCGAAAGCCATCCGCGCCGCACTTGAACTGGCGGACGGCAGCAAAATCTGGCTCAACGCAGATTCACGCCTGTCGTACCCCGAACAGTTCGGCCCCCATTCCCGCGAAGTGTTCCTGACCGGGGAAGCTTTCTTCCAGGTAAGCAGCGCTCCCGAGAAACCTTTCATCGTTCATCTGAGCAAAGGCACCATCCGCGTGCTCGGCACCTCGTTCAACGTCCGCGCATACGAAAACGAACCGGTCAAAACATCCGTCAGCACCGGGAAAGTCGCCTTCATCCCGAAATACACCGACGCCCGCATTCCCGACACCTTCTACATCACGCCAGACGAAAAAGTAACCTGGTATGATGAAGACGCCCGCCCGGAAAAAGCGGTT
Above is a genomic segment from Chitinophaga pollutisoli containing:
- a CDS encoding M1 family metallopeptidase → MMRLLPILLTLFTVSNAYSQHNQRFTRQDTLRGTLGPERTWWDVTYYDLSMRIFPDTKSIEGTNVIHYRVTGAPNRMQIDLQQPMELRKAVQDGQELTFTREGNAFFIDMPAHQPRGKIKQIVLTFGGKPREAKNAPWDGGIVWKTDSLHRPWIASACQGLGASVFWPNKDHQSEEPDSMQIAVTVPGALTNVSNGRLRSVKDGADTTRTFTWFVSNPINNYDVALNIGHYAHFSDIYKGEAGNLPLDFWVLDYHLAAAKKHFGVVKPMMQCFEHWFGPYPFYTDTYKLVETPHLGMEHQSAVAYGNQYKMGYRGKDLSGSGWGLKWDFIIIHETGHEWFGNNITTKDIADMWVHESFTNYSETLFTECRYGKEAGNAYLQGIRKNIANDVPIIGPYGVNTEGSGDMYYKGANMVHTIRQIINNDEQFRQILRGLNKTFWHQTVTTQQVEDFINKKSGFNFDKVYDQYLRHTQPPVFEYSISGGQLKYRWVADVKGFDMPIRVSTGTGKPVMLRPTAEWQTMPLKNASKFGIDPNFYVVPKKV
- a CDS encoding ABC transporter substrate-binding protein: MKYSVFFLLILIYACGERRGDGKMVFRYNQEGGIPTLDPAFAKNQAIMWAVRQVFNTLVETDSSLNIRPSLAKSWEVSADRKEYVFHLRTDVHFHDHALFPGGKGRKMTAEDVAYSFRRLIDPATASSGAWVFNGKVDPVAGFTAVDDSTFRLRLLQPFQPVMGILSMQYCSVVPREIVEHFGKDFRKHPIGTGPFQFFYWDEGQGLVLHKNPRYHETDEHGTRLPYLDAVQISFVDSKGTEFLLFRQGQLSFINEIDATFKDEVLTRQGELKKEWEGKIVMMKTPYLSTEYFGIVMDPEKPGVKNSPLHDLRVRRAVNFGIDRVKMVTYLRNNKGIPATSGFVPAGLPSFDTAAVPGYHYDPARARKLLAEAGYPDGKGLPGITLVSIPLYADLADYAARQLQELGIKVQVEVMQRGPLIDQVAKSAVPFFRASWIADYPDAESFLAMFYSKNPAPPNYTRYDNPAFDRLYERALEETDDSVRYGLYQEMDRMVVADAPVVPLFYDMVMRFKQPNVLGLSSDGLNTLELRRVRIVEN
- a CDS encoding acyl-CoA desaturase; translation: MTAILIFFFSHWFLSLFFHTFFLHRYASHQMYDTSKGWERVFYFSTWFFQGSSYLIPRAYGVMHRMHHEYSDTEHDPHSPHFFKDVWHMMIHTREIYAAFLSGKKLPDAQFTKDPLPVWDSLDKFGDHRATRLTWIALYIAFYVIFAGTTWWLYLLLPIHFLMGPIQGAIVNWCGHKYGYSNFDNGDHSRNSEPWGIFLLGELFQNNHHKHKDSANFAKKWFEFDPTYPVMRAMHFLGMIKLRQTATAKIAVPKKSRKAA
- a CDS encoding RNA polymerase sigma-70 factor, whose protein sequence is MPDSNKHIRSLQEEIARNDSEQAFAALFRLLYDRLIRFCMQYVSSREAAEEVVSDVFVRIWERRAGLTEVGNLEVYLFVSVRNQAYNYQEKYSSMRISPLENGEWELTDAGDPGRDMEWKEMSARLDREVNLLPDQCRKVFRLIKEEGFRYKEVAQILNISPRTVETQLFRAIRRLQEAVGHWLPDRLRKGGKLPPTVGLLLLLLDGWTW
- a CDS encoding FecR domain-containing protein codes for the protein MMMNDERITRLLAARLAGEATEAELRELDSLLAQDASVQSQAQLLQRYFKDAPVHSSAGTEQALERTLARIRAGESAPLSESGRGRRGAWKWWSAAAAAILLLLGGAWALWKPAALHSGYAAFNPEKDTVRWLHRQNAKAIRAALELADGSKIWLNADSRLSYPEQFGPHSREVFLTGEAFFQVSSAPEKPFIVHLSKGTIRVLGTSFNVRAYENEPVKTSVSTGKVAFIPKYTDARIPDTFYITPDEKVTWYDEDARPEKAVTSGDEDRAWTDGGLVFRDATLEDICRELERTFGKKVHFDSEEPRHYRMTGAFRNNSLSEILFYLSKSKNFQYTITDSTLLISE